One window from the genome of Streptomyces cadmiisoli encodes:
- a CDS encoding SMI1/KNR4 family protein, translated as MTADDREFPDALAAALAVPFSYDAGGGVDFEPFHRFLSADETTDWIQAWTGNTELTGDDFRVFGQNGAGGYAAFWLVRPDEDIADQPIVFLGSEGETAVVARDLADFLWLLAGGYGPFETIPSFTDTYEPDWRPRSSPERAAIAERFAPQGRRPPADVIKLAAQEFPDFENTIDQLCR; from the coding sequence ATGACCGCCGATGATCGCGAGTTTCCAGATGCGCTTGCCGCCGCGCTCGCTGTCCCTTTCAGCTACGACGCCGGTGGCGGGGTTGATTTCGAGCCCTTCCATCGCTTCCTGTCTGCTGACGAGACCACGGACTGGATTCAGGCATGGACCGGAAACACGGAGCTGACCGGTGACGATTTCCGGGTGTTCGGGCAGAACGGCGCCGGAGGCTACGCAGCGTTCTGGCTTGTCCGCCCTGACGAGGATATTGCCGATCAGCCCATTGTCTTCCTTGGCTCCGAGGGCGAGACCGCTGTCGTCGCACGAGACTTGGCCGACTTCCTGTGGCTGCTTGCGGGCGGCTACGGCCCCTTCGAAACGATCCCCTCTTTCACTGACACATACGAGCCTGACTGGCGTCCGCGATCCAGCCCGGAGCGTGCCGCCATCGCCGAACGCTTCGCCCCGCAAGGCCGGCGCCCGCCTGCCGACGTGATCAAACTGGCCGCCCAAGAGTTCCCTGACTTCGAGAACACGATTGACCAGCTGTGTCGCTGA